The nucleotide window TTTCGACAAGCAGAGGGAGATTAAACTTCTTATTCCTTCCCGAGAATGCTTCGTCCAGAAGCAGGGACAGGGTGGTTTCCAGCCCGGCGATACCAAAGGGGGCAAAATCGAACTCGACATCCTTATCATCAGGATGGTGGGGAGCATGATCAGATGCAATCGCATCAATTGTTCCATCAAATAAACCTTCCCACAGAGCCTGTCTATCCAGTTCAGATCTCAGGGGAGGATTAACCTTGGTATTAGTACTGTAACCACTATTTTTTACTGCCCGATCAGTCAGTAAAAGGTGATGTGGAGTTACCTCTGCTGTGACTTTCAACCCTTTTTCCTTTGCCTGCCGGACCAGTTCTACAGAACCGGCAGAAGAAAGATGGGCTACATGAATACGTCCTCCCACAGATTCAAGCAGTATGAGGTCACGGGCAATCATCGCTTCTTCTGCAGCTGAAGGTATACCTCTTAAACCCAGCGTTGAGGATGTTTCTCCTTCATGCATTACTCCACCTGCTGCGATACTTAAGTCTTCTTCGTGGGCAATGATCAGGCAGTCCAAACCGGAAGCATACTGCAGGGCATTGCGCATGATCAGACCGCCTGAAACCGGTTTACCGTCATCGGAGAAAGCCACTGCTCCGGCCCTCTTCATCCGACCCATCTCGGCCAGTTCTTTACCATTAAGCCCCCTGGTAACTGCTCCGATGGGGTAAACCTTAACCACTGCATCCCGGGCCCGGTCCATAACATAACGCACTACGGAGGGATCATCGCATACCGGATCTGTGTTGGCCATAGCCGCCAGGGCGGTGAATCCTCCGGCTGCTGCAGCCAGTGCTCCTGAAATAATATCTTCCTTGTATTCTTCACCCGGATCACGAAGATGAACATGCATATCAATCAAGCCGGGCGTTATTATTAATCCTTCGGCTTCAATGATCTCGGTATCGACTGTTGGGTTGATTTTATCAGCTATTTTCTCGATTAAACCACCAGATAACAATAAATCTGTAACGCCATCAAGCTCCTGCAGCGGATCAATAAGTCTCCCATTCTTAATCAGTAAGTTACTCATTCTTCTTTTGTCCCTCCCAAGAGAAGGTAAAGCAGCGCCATTCGAACCGCCACTCCCCCGGTAACCTGTTCCAGAACTACCGAATTCGGTCCATCGGCAAGCTCGGAAGTTATTTCAATACCCCGGTTCATCGGCCCGGGGTGCATGATCAGGGCATCCTCTTTTGCCTTCTTTAACCTTTGGGTATTTAACCCGTAAAGCTCTGCGTATTCCCTGAGGCTCGGGAATAGCCCGCTTTCCTGACGTTCTTTCTGCAGGCGTAAAGCCATAACAACATCAGCATCTTCCACTGCATCCTCAACGTTACTGCAAAAATTGATACCGAATACTTCAAGGTCAGGCGGCATCAAAG belongs to Bacillota bacterium and includes:
- a CDS encoding dihydroorotase → MSNLLIKNGRLIDPLQELDGVTDLLLSGGLIEKIADKINPTVDTEIIEAEGLIITPGLIDMHVHLRDPGEEYKEDIISGALAAAAGGFTALAAMANTDPVCDDPSVVRYVMDRARDAVVKVYPIGAVTRGLNGKELAEMGRMKRAGAVAFSDDGKPVSGGLIMRNALQYASGLDCLIIAHEEDLSIAAGGVMHEGETSSTLGLRGIPSAAEEAMIARDLILLESVGGRIHVAHLSSAGSVELVRQAKEKGLKVTAEVTPHHLLLTDRAVKNSGYSTNTKVNPPLRSELDRQALWEGLFDGTIDAIASDHAPHHPDDKDVEFDFAPFGIAGLETTLSLLLDEAFSGRNKKFNLPLLVEKLSTAPARILNIPGGSLKPGCPADVTIIDPLRGMTVNPEKWYSKSMNTPFAGRRLMGAPVYTIVDGRVVMKEGVAADYSRIN